AGGGCCACGTAACCACCGAAACCGACGACGACGTCGGCGTCCGTCTCGTCGATCACCGCGCGAGTGGCACGCACCGAGGACCGCACCCGGCCGGGGAGCCGCAGCAGATCCGCCGTGAGCTTGCGGGGAAGCGGGACGGGCGGAATCAGCGCCAACCGATAGCCACGGTCCGGTACCAGGGTGGTCTCGAGTCCGCGTTCGGTACCGAGCGCGGTGACCCGTGCCGTCGGATCGAGCGCGGTGATCGCGTCCGCCACCGCCATGGCCGGTTCGATGTGACCGGCAGTACCACCCCCGGCCACGATCACCGACAGGGCAGACCTCGTGCCGCTCACCTACGATTTCCTCGCTCTCCCGCTCGTCGTTCTCCATGTGCACGGCGATCGCCGCGTGCCCGTCGATTATCCGCGCCTCGGCCGGATCCGGTCGCCCGGCCCTCGTTCGCCCGGCGATCGCGCGAACGGCCGGGGTCGGCGGCGCGGCGGTCCCTGTCCCTGGCCCGGTCCCCCTCGCGACCGTCGCGCCCCTGCGCACTGCGGTACGACACGGGCGCTCCCGCCGCTCCTCGGCCGGAGCGGCTGCGCTCCTGGGCCCGGCGCACCGCGACCGCCCGGGTCGAGGACGGGGACACCGGCGCGTACGGCTCGGGCTTCCGCAATCGGAGCATCTTGCTGATCCGGCCGTCCTGCCCGGCATGCAGTGCGGCGATGGCCTCGGGTTCGTGCCGTGCCGCATTCGCCAGCACACCGAACATGAACAACGTGATCGCCAGGGACGACCCGCCCGCCGAGACCAGGGGCAACTGTAGACCCGTCACCGGGAGCAGCCCGATCACGTATCCGATGTTGATCATGGCCTGGCCGAGGATCCAGGTGGTCGCGGTCGCGGTGAGCAACCGCAGGAACGGGTCGACCGATCGCGCCGCGATCCGCAGTCCGGTGTAGACGAACAGGCCGAACAATCCGAGGACCGCCAGGCAGCCCAGGAAACCGAGTTCCTCCCCGATGATCGCGAAGATGAAGTCGTTGTGGGCATTGGGCAGATAGCTCCACTTGGCGCGGCTCTGACCGAGCCCCCGACCGAGGAAACCACCGTCGGCCAGGGAGAATGCCGCCTGCCTCGCCTGATAGTTGATGCCCTGCGGATCCTCACCCGGATTGAAGAATGCGCGCACCCGGTTGGAGCGGTAGCCGGCGGACACCGCCAGGACACCCGCCGCGACGACGCCACCGACGACGATGGACCCGAATACCTTGAGCGGAAGACCGCCGTACCAGAGCAGTGCTCCCAGGATGATGCCGAGCGCGATGGTGGTACTCAGGTTCGGCTGGAGCACCACCATGACGCAGGCGAGCAGGCCGGCCGGCACCAGCGGTACCAGGATCTCCTTGAGCGAGCCCCGCCCTTCCCGACGCCGGGAGGCGAGCAGATGCGCGCCCCACAGCGCGAGTGCGACCTTGATCAGCTCGGACGGCTGGACCGAGAACGGGCCCAGGACCAGCCAGCGCCGCGAACCCTGGGCCACGTTGCCGACGCCCGGGATGAGCACCAGAGCCAGGAGCACCATGCAGGCGGCGAACGCGGGGAACGACCATTTGCGCAGAACCCGGATCGGTATGCACAGCGCGATGTAGAAGAACACCGCACCGAGGACCGCGTACATCAGCTGGGGCAGGAACAGAGCGTAGGCCGAACCGTCGTTGGCGTAGGACTCGACACTCGACGAGGACAACACCATGACCAGGCCCAGCACCGTGAGCAGGAAGGCGATCGTGACGATCAGGTGGAACGAGGCGAGCGGACGCGCCAGCCAGGTGCCGATCCGGGTCCTCGGTGCCCGGGACGGTGCTGCCATCACGGGGTCCCGGGCGGGTCCGTCTGCGCCCGGCCACGGCTCCGGCCGGGGAGGCCGGCGACCGCGGCGGCGAAACTACGCCCTCGGTGGCCGTAGCTGTCGAACATGTCCAGCGACGCTGCCGCGGGCGCGAGCACCACCGCGGTTCCGGCTTCCGCGAGGCGGCTCGCCCGGTCCACCGCGACGGCCATGACGGCATCGGCAGGCGTGGACCCGGGCAGGACCACGCGATCCACCTGAGTCTGCTCGCCGGGGGTCACTCCAGCATCGTCTCCCGTTTCCACCCGGACGACGGGAACCTCGGGGGCGTGTCGCGCGAGTGCTTCGGCGATCACACCGGCATCCTCACCGATCAGCACGGCCCCGGCCAGGCGTGGTGCGATCTCGATCACCAGCTCCTCGACCCGCGCGCCCTTGAGCAGGCCACCGGCGACCCAGACGATCCGGGAGTGCGCGAGCAGCGAGGAACGTGCGGCATGCGGATTGGTCGCCTTGGAGTCGTCGACGTACCGCACCTCGTCGACCTCCTCGACGACGGCGCCCCGATGCGGGCCCACCCGATGTCCCGCGAGCCCGTCCGCCACCGCCTCCGGCGCCACGCCGGCTGCGCGCGCGAGCGCCGCGGCGGCGAGCGCATCGAGCAACCCGGCCTCGCCGGGCGGCGTGATGCCCGCTGCGGGCGCCAGAACCTCGACATCGGCGAAGGCCCGGTCGACCAGAGCCCCCGCCACGATCCCGAACTCACCGTGCTCCGGTTCGCCGAGCCGGAACCCCACGGTGACCTCCGCGGCGGATGCGCGGCCCAGCCTCGCCGCCTCCGGGTCGTCGAGACCGACGACGGCCACCCGTCCCGTCAGCGCCCGGGCCTTGGCGTCGATATACCCCTGCATCCCACCGTGCCAGTCCAGGTGGTCCTCGGCGATGTTGAGGACGGCGCCCGCGTCCGGGCGCACCGAGGGGGCCCAGAACAGCTGGAACGACGACAGTTCGACGGCGAGTACCTCGACGCGAGGAGTCGTGCGCAGAGCGTCGATCACGGGCAGGCCGATGTTGCCGCACGCGGCCGCAGGGATGCCCGCGGCGACGAGAATCGCCTCGAGCATCGACGTGGTCGTGGTCTTGCCGTTCGTCCCGGTCACCACCAGCCACCTGCGTGCCGGACCGTAGATCTCGGCGCGGTCGATCCGCCAGGTCAACTCGATGTCGCCCCAGATCGGCACACCGGCCCCCGCGGCGGCCGCGAGCAACGGAGCATCGGGCCGGAATCCGGGGCTCGTGACCACGAGGGCGAACTCGGCGATCTCGCCCCGGTCGGCCAACAGATGCTCGACCGGGATCGTCGCGACCCCGTCGGCCGCCGAACGGGCCAGTGACTCCGGGCGGGAGTCGGTGACCGTGACCTCCGCACCGAGGTCGGCCAGCGGTCCGGTCACCGCACGGCCGGAGACCCCGGCGCCCGCGACCAGCACGCGGCGGCCACGCAACCTTCCGAGATCGTCCACGTCCGTCAGCCTCCGATCGCGCCGAGGT
This genomic interval from Rhodococcus triatomae contains the following:
- the ftsW gene encoding putative lipid II flippase FtsW, whose protein sequence is MAAPSRAPRTRIGTWLARPLASFHLIVTIAFLLTVLGLVMVLSSSSVESYANDGSAYALFLPQLMYAVLGAVFFYIALCIPIRVLRKWSFPAFAACMVLLALVLIPGVGNVAQGSRRWLVLGPFSVQPSELIKVALALWGAHLLASRRREGRGSLKEILVPLVPAGLLACVMVVLQPNLSTTIALGIILGALLWYGGLPLKVFGSIVVGGVVAAGVLAVSAGYRSNRVRAFFNPGEDPQGINYQARQAAFSLADGGFLGRGLGQSRAKWSYLPNAHNDFIFAIIGEELGFLGCLAVLGLFGLFVYTGLRIAARSVDPFLRLLTATATTWILGQAMINIGYVIGLLPVTGLQLPLVSAGGSSLAITLFMFGVLANAARHEPEAIAALHAGQDGRISKMLRLRKPEPYAPVSPSSTRAVAVRRAQERSRSGRGAAGAPVSYRSAQGRDGREGDRARDRDRRAADPGRSRDRRANEGRATGSGRGADNRRARGDRRAHGERRAGERGNRR
- the murD gene encoding UDP-N-acetylmuramoyl-L-alanine--D-glutamate ligase, which encodes MTDVDDLGRLRGRRVLVAGAGVSGRAVTGPLADLGAEVTVTDSRPESLARSAADGVATIPVEHLLADRGEIAEFALVVTSPGFRPDAPLLAAAAGAGVPIWGDIELTWRIDRAEIYGPARRWLVVTGTNGKTTTTSMLEAILVAAGIPAAACGNIGLPVIDALRTTPRVEVLAVELSSFQLFWAPSVRPDAGAVLNIAEDHLDWHGGMQGYIDAKARALTGRVAVVGLDDPEAARLGRASAAEVTVGFRLGEPEHGEFGIVAGALVDRAFADVEVLAPAAGITPPGEAGLLDALAAAALARAAGVAPEAVADGLAGHRVGPHRGAVVEEVDEVRYVDDSKATNPHAARSSLLAHSRIVWVAGGLLKGARVEELVIEIAPRLAGAVLIGEDAGVIAEALARHAPEVPVVRVETGDDAGVTPGEQTQVDRVVLPGSTPADAVMAVAVDRASRLAEAGTAVVLAPAAASLDMFDSYGHRGRSFAAAVAGLPGRSRGRAQTDPPGTP